In the Treponema maltophilum ATCC 51939 genome, CCGTCAATTCCTTTGAGTTTCACCCTTGCGGGCATACTCCCCAGGCGGTACACTTATCACGTTTGCTTTGGCACCCAGCTGTTATGCCAGACACCTAGTGTACATCGTTTACGGTGCGGACTACCAGGGTATCTAATCCTGTTCGCTCCCCGCACTTTCGCACCTCAGCGTCAATTATCTGCCGGTAACCTGCCTTCGCCATTGGTATTCTTCCACATATCTACAGATTTCACCCCTACACGTGGAATTCTGGTTACCCTTCAGTAATTCAAGATCGGCAGTTCTCAATGCTGTCTCACAGTTAAGCTGTAACATTTCACACCAAGCTTGCCTATCCGCCTACATGCCCTTTACGCCCAATAATTCCGAACAACGCTCGCACCTTACGTGTTACCGCGGCTGCTGGCACGTAATTAGCCGGTGCTTATTCAAGCCCTACGGTCACCGCACAATCATTCCCTATTGTGCTTATTCATCAGGCTTAAAAGGATTTTACAACCTTTCGGCATTCTTCATCCACGCGGCGTCGCTCCGTCAGACTTTCGTCCATTGCGGAATATTCTTAACTGCTGCCTCCCGTAGAAGTCTGGGCCGTATCTCAGTCCCAATGTGTCCGTTCACCCTCTCAGGCCGGATACCCATCATCGCCTTGGTGGGCCGTTACCTCACCAACAAGCATAATGGGCCGCGAGCCATTCTTTTAGCGAAGCCTTAGCTCCTTTCCTCGTATCCTTCTAATAAATACGGTCACATTCGGTATTACCTACTATTTCTAATAGCTATCCCCAACTAAAAGGTATGTCACCCACGTGTTACTCACCAGTCCGCCACTCTCAAAAAGGGGCAAGCCCCTCTTTTGCCGTTCGACTTGCATGTTTAAGACGCGCCGCCAGCGTTCGTTCTGAGCCAGGATCAAACTCTCCATGATTGTATTCATAGGTCTTGCGACCAATGATTTCATTTCAAATCGTCCCTTGCTTTTATTTCAAGGATTGCACCTTCCGTACCCCGCTTTATGCAGAATACTTCCGATGCATTGACTGTGCCGTCCTTTAGACGGCTGCCCTTGTTTATTTCAACCCGGATACTTTCGTACCCGCACTATTGAACCTCTTGCTGTCTTACAAAACCGTTTCCGGCTTTGTAGCATTTGCAGTAACCGTCACGTTACTGCAGCTTTCTTTTCCTTCCCTTGTATTTCAAGTTGCTCTTTTTTTGCCGTCTACGGCGGCAAAAAATATGTGCCGCGCGAGCGTTTTACTCAAGCGGCGAGTGTGTTGAATATATCACAGCCGGCTATTTCGTGTCAAGCACTCTACAGCTTTTTTTTACCTTTTTTTAGCTTTTTTTTACTCTTCCTACGCTTCTTTACGGCTTTTTAGCCCTTTTTAGCGGTTCCGGAAGAAGCGGACGCTTTGGAACGTACTTCCATTTCATGTTTTAAGCGTTCGATTTCGTCCAATACGGCGGCAACCTCCGCGTTTTTTGCCGTTATCGACGCTTTCCCTTCGCATACAAAGGCATCGTACACCAACAGTCCGAGTTTGGCAAAGCATTTGCGGCTTTGACTTTCGAGCCGGGTCAGTTCAATCTTTGTTATGCCCTTATCGCCCAATTCCTGAATTTTGTTTCCGGCCTTTGCCAGCGCTTTTTGCGAAGCGTCGAACCCCTGGTCGATCAGTTCTTTCATCTTGTTCATAAAATCATTCATAGTCTGCTCCTCTTTTATAAAAGCTACTTCAAATATACTACTTTTTTTTAATTCCGACCAGCGTAAGATCGTCAAATTGTTCGTCTTCTTTTATATGCGTATAAAACATGTATTCGTCGCGCAAAGAACTTTGAAAGTGCTCCGCCCGCTGCGCGCAGTATACCGAATATTGCACAAAATGCTTTTTCAAAAATGCATCGACTTTTTTATCGATGACGGCATGATCGTAGGCATTTGCTTCGGGAGACTTATACATGCGGAACACTTTTTCGACGGAAACGAGAGCCATAACGGCATCTTCGGGCGTTCCGGCACAATCGGAAAAGTCGAAGTCGAAACTTTGATCGGACGCAAAGGTGCGCGGGTTGCTCCGTTTTATAAGCGAATACGTTTTGCGTTTGAATACCGCTTCGATAATATCGTGCACGCGCGTGGCGGACATTTCTTCGCCGTCAACGACACTTGAACCTTTTTTACTCATATAAACGATGTAAGCATACACATCGTCTTTCATGCGTGCAATAAAGTTTAAAAACTTTTTGGAAACCGTAAGCCGGTTGTAGCGCTTTATGTACGCGCGCACTTGCGCTTTGCCGATACGCTGTTCTTGCGGAACCGAATCGGCTTCAAAAGCGGCGTATTCCCGTGCCCACGGGTCGCAAGAGCGCACGCCCTGAAGATATTTTTTCGGATCGGAAATATCGGCCGACTTTTTTTGTAAAAAGACACGCAAAGGTTCCGGCAGCGTTTGTTCAAAATCGCGGAAGGCTTTATCCGCTTTCAGTTTTTGTCCGTCGGCATAGAGGTTTAAATATTCTTCGTAGCCCTTTTGCTCTTCATCGGTAACGGGAATATCCGTTTCGTCGCGGAATTTTAAAGCGCGGCCTTCATTGTCGCGGTAAAGCCGCTTCGCTTCTTCAATACCGTCGGTGTATAAAAACAGTACGTCGCCCGAATCCACATGGACTTTTTCGACCGGATAGCCGCCGCGCATTTCCACGAGGTCGGACGGAAAGGCGCCGGCCGTAGGCGTTTCCTTTAACGTAATCGTTCTTTTTTGTCCGGCGGACGCATCGTATAGGTGAATCAAATTGTCGCCGGCATTACAAAAGTAAAAGTCGCCCGCAACGGAATCGAAAATAGCCAAGGTAAACGCGGCGAATTTTCCGAACAGATTTCTGTTTACTAAGTGGTCGTTTATTTTATACACCAAGGGCGATAAATCGACGCCGTTTTTTTGTATGTTCCAGTTTGTAAAATATTCGGTGAACAGGGCGGCGACTTCGGCCATAATAAGGGCGGCAGGCGAGCCCTTGCCCGATACGTCGACCTTTATAACGGCAAAGCGGCGCTCGTCGAGTTTTTTATAATCGAAATAGTCGCCGGAAACGCCCTTTGCGCCTTCGTAATAGCCGAAAAACTGCGCATACGGCGTATCGAGTCTGCCGACCGATTGCTTGACTTTTTTACCTTCGATACTGACTTCGTCAAGCGGCAAAAACGCACGCTGTACTTCCTTACCGCCGAGCAGCATATTTTCGTTGACCGCGGCTTCAACCAGTGCGCGGGTCATGTCGTTGACGTTTTCGCTCAAAAGTCCGATTTCGTCGCCCGTATCTACGGGAAGATCTTTACCGGCAAGTTCGGCTTTGTCGCCCGTATCGCGGATCATTGCCACGTGGGACGCAAGGCGCCTGATCGGCCGGATAATAATCGACGCCAAAACAAGCGAACCCGAAATACCGATGATGACGGCGACAAGAGCGATGATTGAAGCGGTAAGCACAACGGTCAGCGTCGCCCGGTTTACGGTATTGATCAGTTCTTCGGTGCTGACTTTAAGCAAGATTACCGCACGCACGTAAATCTGTTCGGTACCGCGCCGATACAAAACGGGTTTGTAAAAAAGATAGTCGGTAACGCCGCGCGACAGGCGCCCGCTGTTGAATTCGGGAAGAGAACCCGAACCGGCTTTCGACAGATCGTTTAAAGCGCGATTAAGCGTTTGGGTAAGCTGCGTACTCGCCTGCTGAATATCGTTGCGCCGCTCAACCGATGCGGCGTCCGTTTTCAAAGCAAGCGACATTCCTTCGGCAGTTAAAGAAACCAAATCGGAAGAAATGCCGCCGATTTGGTTTTCGGCTTCCCGATTCAATAAAGCGATTCTGTCGCCTATAAGTGCCGCCTCTTCATGAATAAAGCGCGAAGATCCGAGAACGAGCGTTTGACTGTTTATTTTATTCGCTATATTCGGATCGTTGGACGCCCACACATAATCGACATGCGTATTGCTGCCGTCGGCGGGCAAACCCAAAATCGTACCGTATTGAATTTCGCTCATCGATTCGCTTTGATTGAGCAGCAAACCGAGTTCGAGCAGGTTTTGTCCGGGCATATAGTTTTTTACGCCGGAAGCAAGACTTTCCGTCAAAACCGAAATGCGGTCTTCCAAGCCTTTGGCAAGGGTGCTTTCCTGCGTCCGCACAAAGATAAAGCCTAAAGGAACCGATACGAGCAGCGTGAGCAGCAATACCAAAATCGACGTAAAAAACATCATCTTGTATCTTAAACTCATTCCGCGCTGGCGCAATTCTTTTTCTTTTTGTTTCCGTTCCGATACCATACCTTCTCCTGAAATAAAAGCGCGCACTTCACGCCTTACCGTAATCGCATCCTGCACCGTTACGAGCATTTGCCGCGACACGAAAAAAAGCCCCGCGGCAGCCAAAATAAATATCGTCCACAATAAAATATCGCTTATTTGAACCGCATACCGGGACGGTGCGCTGTATGCTTTCCACGGCGGCTCAAAACGATAGGCATAGTCGCCCGTTTTTACCGTACCGAATTCGTTTACCGATAAAATCGGCTGCGTCATGTATAAACCGCGCTTCGGATGCAAAATACCGATGCGGTACGTTCCGCTTTCCAAGCCGGCAAATTCTATGCCGCCTATTTTCGTGTCCGAGACGATTTTAAAATCGCCGCTTGCATATTCGAATACCGCATCGTAGGGCGCTTTGCCGTCTTTGTCCAAATACACGGCGGAAATCGCGCCGTCGGAACTGAAACCCTTGCCGAAAATGCTCAACGACACATTGCCGTACACGTCGGTTTGCGGATATACGGCGGTTACGGCCGTGTACGGGATGTATTTATTTAAATAGACGGGGATGACGGCTTTTTCGCCGATATTGCCCGCAACGTCAACGGCGGAAACGGAAAACGCGTATACGCCGTTGTCCCAATTCGTCCACGAAGCAAAAGAATTGCCGGTAACGATTTTTGCAGGCACACTCGTTTTTAAAAACGCCGCACTTTGCGTACCGTAGGCTGCGGGATTTTTCCGGTAATCGCGAAGCGAGCCGATATACTGCAGCGAATAGGTATAGCCTGCAATAAGGTCGTCGTCGGAAGCGGGGGTGCGCCACTGTATGCGGAACGTATTTGAAGTCATAAAGCCTGCATCGTCCAAAGGCGGACTTACAATCTCCGGTTTTTGAGGCGGCGTCGTATCCCGATAATATGAAACGCTTGCGCTTTCAGACCAGTTTCCCGCATGATCCGTAACCCGCACTTTTAAATACCATAAGCCGTCGCTGTCGGGAAAAGCCGAAAAGGTCGTTTTTGACGGGAATTCCATAAACGTTTCCGGCGGCTCTTCGTCGGCGTTTTTTGTTAAAATCCACGAATATCCGGCAATTCCCGACGAATCCTGCGGAATTTGCAAACGCACGGAAAGTTTTCCGCCGTTTGAACGCTCGCCGTCTTTAAACGATGCGGGTTTTAAAACGGGCGGAGAAACGGAGCGGTCGGCCGAAAGGCGGATTACGCGGTAGCTTTTGCCGCTTTTTTGTTCCCAAAAAATGTGCAAATCTTTGTCGCCGGCGGTAAACAGCGGAGAGCCGTACACGGAAGATGAACCGCTGACGGAAATGCGGCTTTCGTCCCACAGCATGCCTTTTTTCGACGCGAAATAAATATTTTCGATACCGCGCCGCGTGTCGGTCCACAGCGCCGCAAGGTTTCCTTCATACGTAAACAGCACCGGCTGGTACGCGGCGACTTGACGCGGCGAAATCTGTTCCATCGCGCCTTTTATTCTGCCGTCGTTTTCGCCCAACGGCGCGACAACGACTGCGGATCTGGCGGACGACGTGCGGGAGCGCTCCCATGCAAGGTAGAGCGTATTTTCAAAAAGATACAAAAGAGGCCGCTGGTTTGTATAGTCGGTTACAAGTCCGGTTCCGTCGATTCGGTCGGTAACGAGAACCGGCTCCGACCATCTTCCGCCCCTGTCGTCCGAATACGACGAATAAAGCTGATAGGTAATACGGTTATTCGCGATGTACGTGGACTGAAAAACAACCATTTCGCGTCCGTTCGGCAACGCGATAAAATCGGGCACAAAAGAATTGGCCAGTTTTTGCGAAGGCGGAAAATCGCGGAAATCCTGCCAGCGTTTTCCGTCGGGCGAGCGCGTAAACTTTAAAGAAAAACTTTGACTGTTTCCCTGAGTCGCAAAAAGCACAAAACCGCCGTCATAGCTGCGGAAAACGCGCGGCGCGACAACGGACATACCGCCCTGATTCAGCTTTGTTTCGGTAAAGGATGTTCCGCCGTTATCGGACGTAAATACGGCGATCGTTTGCGCATCGGCAAGGGCGCATACGCTGATAACGCCGGCCGAATTGACGGCGACTGAAAACAGGTTCGGTACTTCGCCCGAATACGCATACGGGCCGGCAAATCGCCTTTTTGCAACCCAGTTTTTGCCGGTTTCGGAAGACATAACCTGAGCCGAAAGCCAGATTCGTCCCTGTTGATCGGAGGTTTTTTCTATGTCCTGCCATACGACAATCGAGGTATCTTTACCGTATGAGGAGGCGGGAAAACGGCTTTCGCCGTCGGTAAGCGTTACGGGTTTTTCCCAATACAGATCGACGGCGGCTAAAGCCGATGCAAAAACGGAAAAAATAAGGATACAGGCACAAGCAATTTTTAAGCGCATCATAACAGCGAATCCACCTTATTTTTCAAATCGATAACCTTTGCCGACTTACGCAGCTTTGTATTCCGCCACAGTTCGGCGACAAGGGCGGCAGCCGTAATCGTATTTCCCTTCGAAAGCTCTTGGACGGCCTTTTGGTACAGCAGTTCATCATCGGCGGTTAAAACGACCAGCGATTGCCCGCCCATACCGGTTTTTATGCGGTCTACAAGAATAGCGGCTTCGCTGTTTTCAGGATTAAGCGTCAGCGCTTCGTCCAGCTTGCTTAAAACGCCGTTAAGAACGATTTCGTTTCGCGGATTCGCTTCGTATTGGCGCCGCGCTTCGTTTACCAATCGGGCGGCACGCGCGATTTTTTGCGGATCGGGCGGCGGTACGATAATTCCCAATTCGACTTCCATATCGTAAATAAGCTTCTTTAAGCCGGGATATTTGGGATTGATTTCATATAAGTCTTTTAAGTCCGCATAGGCTCTGTTTACCGTAGCGGGGTTCCGGTATTCGCTGCGCGCCGTATTGTAACGCTGGCGGAACAATTCTTCAAATCCGGCAGGATCGATAAACTTCGCTATGCGGAGCGCCAAAAGGTTCGCTTCCTGATTGAGCGGATACAGCACTTGCACGTCTTTTATTTTTTCGCGTGCGGTATTGAGCAGTTCCATGCCGGCACTTCGGGAACCCGAATTGATTTTTTGTCGTCCTTCTTCGAAGTACTGATAGGCGGCGTTAAGCGTTTGACTTATTTCCGGGTACAGCGGATCGGTAACCGGCACGGAGCGCCCCGTCCGTATGGAAAGTGCATTGCCGATAAGCGCTTTAAGGTTTACGACCTCGGGATTTTGCTCGACGTTTGTAACTGCCCAGCGGTCTTCCGCCTGCAAAATGAGCCGTTCGGCCTGCTCAAAATCACCGTTGTAATACAAACTGCGCGCGCTCGTAATGAGAAGACGCACGTCCCGCACAACCTTGCTGTTTTCAAGCCGGACGATGTCGGCGCCGAGCGCATCCAGCTTTTTATCGGTTTGTGCACGAAGCGTTTGCGAATCGCGGTACGACAAAGATTCGTTGTACTTATTGCGCGCTTGCTGCAAAGACTCGCGGCTGGCATCGAAATCTTCACGCTGCAAAGCGGCAAGCGCCTGCGAGTACCTGAAATCGGCTTCGTTTTGCGCCTGCAGCGCCAAGCGTATTCTGTTTTGAGCGAGCCGTGAAGATTCGGCAATGCGCTGCACAAGGTTATTAAAATACTCAAGATCCGAGCGCGCACTGCGCAAATTCGCCGCGTACAACTGTGAGCCGGGATTTTGCAATACCGGTTCCGCCGGCGCACCGGAAAGCAAATCGAAGCGGACGGTCGCGGCCTTTACGTCTTCGGCCAAATCTTTTTGTATCTTTTGCAGCGCGGTCAACGCTTCTTCCGGCTGCGACGAAACGGAAGGATCCGAACCTTCGTTTATAAGGGCGCGGGCTTCGCCGTAAGACGTTTCGTATCGTTCGCGCACAAAGCTTGAAGAGCGTACGACAAACGAGCTTAGCTTTTCCCATGTGCGCAGCGTCTCCGCATCGTTTTCGCCGGCAAACCGGGCAAGAGAGCGGCTTAAAGCCGTATATAAACTTTCCCACGGCGGAGCGGAAAATCGGCTGCGCGCGGCATCCAAAGCGCGTATATCGGCGGCGCATGTTTGAATGACAGCAACTTTTTGGGCGGCATAAGAGGTAAGCGTATCCGCATAGGAAATAACGCCCAGATTTTTTTGCAGTTCGCGAAGCGGCGGGCTGGATATATCGTCATGCGCTTTTTTTTCGGAATCGAAGGTCTCCTTTTGTGCAATGAATTTTTGCACGTACGCCGTAAGAACTTTATTGTAATCCAGTGCCGAATCATAGGATGCATAAAACGAAGGAACCGAAGGAGCGTCCTCGCCTTCAAAAAGCGTATATAAGGAAATAAATTCTTTTCCGATATCGGCGATCCGCGTCAGTTTTTGCGAGTCGGCAGTTGTGCTTTGCGCGGCATCAGGCAATCGAGCGGCAATGTCGGTCGATTTTTTTTCGATAAAGGCGGTCAACAACTCGCGCGATTGAGAACACAGGATTTCCCACTGCCGATCCAATACGCGCACGATTCCCGTATCGGGATTGGACGTGCGCCCGAGCAAAAAGCGGTAAGCAAAGGGCAAAAAGGAGGCTTCGGTCAATTCGGGATTGTCCTTTTTCATTTGCGCAAAACTCGTTTGAAAATAAAGCCCCGCACGCATAAACACGTTGCGCACCGCGGCATATTCGCGCAAAACGCCGTCGTAAGAGCGATAGGATTCCAAGACGCGGTCGGTGTCGTATTCGGCCAAAGCGGCGTTGAATCTTTCGGCCGCAGAGGCAAGGGTGTTTTGCAGCGCTTCGTACGAATCGAGCGCTTTCGATACTTCGGTTAAATGCGCGTCGGTTTTTTCAAGCAATTCCGTACCGGCAAAATCTTCATAAAAATCGCTGCGGTATAAGGTAAGCCCGTCGGCAAAGCGCCGTGCCGCTCCGGTAAAGCGCCTGCCGTTTAAAAGCGCGGCACCCTCTTTCATAATGGAATCGAATACGGCGCGGTAATACGTAAACTGCGAAGCGATTTTCGTTTCGGCTACAAAGGCGCGTTCGGTTTCGGTCGGGTCGCTTTCCTGCCTTTCGAGCCGGTCAACAAGAGCCAGCTTTTTTTCATCGTTCAACGGCTCTTCGATGATAACGTCAATCAATTCGTTTGCCGCGTCGGTGTATTTATTGCGTAAAGCGAAAATTCTATCGATTCGGCGCTGCGCACCGTCAAAGTTCTCCGGCCGGCGTTTGATGTATTCTTCAAGAAACAGTATCGCTTCATTCAGTTTTCCCTGCGCAATAAGGTCGTCGGCCGCACTTAAATTCGCATCTTTTCGGCCGGAAGCAAAAAGACCGGATACGGCGAGAAGAATGCATATGACGGACAAAAACCTTTTACTGATAGTACGCTCCCGATTACTACTGTAGCACAGAAAAGAAATATGTAAAAGTATCCATTTTCGTTATTATTTTCGGTGTTTTAACGGTAAATAATAATGAAAAAAGACCGAAAATAGAGTATACTCAATAATATGACGGTTGAGGAAACATGCGCGGAAAAACGCTGAAAGCCGAATTGAAAAAACATCTGGCAGCCCTTCTCTTTTTATGCAGCGCCTCCCTTATACGGGCGGCGGATACGGCAAAACCGTACGAATCGCTTTTGAGTGCATTCGGATTTTTAAAAGACGGCAATGCGGGACTCACCTCGTTCCGCTCGCTGAACATACCCGTCGGCGGCCGATCCGAAGCGATGGGAACCGCCTTCAGCGCAATGACCGACGACGTTTCTTTTTTCGAATACAATCCGGCCGCAAGTTCCGTGCTTAAACAAACCGAACTTGCTTTATTCCACAATTTTTGGATAGCCGATTCGGCGGTCGATACGCTCATATTTACGCGCCGTACGAACAATTTGGGATACGGCGGCGCATTAAAAAGTTTTTACATTCCCTTTACCGAATACAATATTTTCGGCGAGCGCACATCAACCGGCTATTATTCGGAAACGACCGCCGCGTTCAATATTTCGTACAATTTTTTCGCAGGGTACACGTTCAAAGGCATCGCGCTCGGCACAAACCTCAAAACGTCTTTCAGAAGCATCCCCGATTACAGCGACAATATTTCGGGGCGGGTTATACCGAAAAGCGGACTGAGCCAATCGGGCGTTGCGCTCAGCGCCGATGCGGGCATGCTGTTGCGTTTCAATTTGGCAAAATTTTACGCGTCGCGCGACCCGAACTTCAACATCGGTCTGAGCCTGCACAACGCGGGCTTTGCATGGACGGGGTTCGGCAAAAACACGAGCGCGGATGCTCCGCTTCCTTCGTATGCGTCGGCCGGCGTTTCGTATAAAATGATAAAACCGGTTACGCTCGCCTTCGAGTTCCGCAAACCGCTGAACATGACGGATTTTTCGAAATCGGAACGTGCGAGCGCGGCCATAGGTGCCGAACTTTTTGTAACCGATTTTTTTGCCGTGCAGGCCGGCTTTTTGCTCAAAGGCGTCAATCCGAAAATAAGCATCGGTTCGTCCCTTGCGTGGCAAAAGATGATTTTCAACGCGGCCTATTCTTTCGATCTTACCTCGTCTTTGAGTCCGATCAATAAAATCAGCTTGGCCGTTAAAATGGATTTGGGCGACGGCGGCAGACAAAAAAAAGAAGAGGCTGCCGACAAGCTGTACACCGAAGGCATGCGCTTGTACGCGCAGGGCGAATTCGAACAGGCGATCGAAAAATGGCGCCAAGTGTTGAAACTATACCCCCGCTTCGACCCGGCAAAAAAAGGAATCGCAACCGCGCAAAACACCCTCGATTTACACAAAAGAATACGCGACATTCAAACGCTGAATTAAGTGCCGCACAAAAAAAAGCGCGGTAAAACCCGTTTGTAAAACCTTCAGTACCTGCACTGTATATTTTTGAGAAAACGGCGAAAGCGGTAACATGCAATTTTTTTTCATACGGGCCGGGACATTCCCCGCCTTTTGTGATAGAATCGCGCCATGGATATTTTTCGGACTCTTGCAATCGGTATTGTAATCGGCATGGCAAACGTGATTCCCGGCGTTTCGGGAAGCACCATCGCGGTGGTTTTCGGCATTTACGGTAAATTTATTAACGCGATAACGCTGAACGTAAAAAAACTGCTGCACAACAAACGCTTCGTGCTGCCGATCGTTGCGGGCATGGCATCGGGCGTGCTGATTTTCAGCAAGATCATAACCGTGCTGTATGAAAGATTTCCCGTACAGACGAATTTTTTCTTTACGGGTTTGATTATCGGCAGCATTCCGATGCTTACAGTCCTTGCGACAAAAACGAAAACGGGCGCGAAAATCGAAAAATCCGCAGTCGCCTCCATTGTATTCTGCGCGATTATCGGAATCGCCGTGATGATTTTGTTTTCCGTAATCGAATCGTCGTTCGGCACTTCACAAAGCATAGGCGGGCCGCTTCCCGCTTTTTCGGTAAAACTCGCCTTATTGATTTTTATCGCAGGTCTTTTGGGTGCGGTGGCGATGATCGTGCCGGGTATTTCCGGCTCGCTTTTAATGCTCATTATGGGCGTGTATCCGATCGTCATAAAAAGCATACCCGCGCTTTTCGTACCGGAAACTTTTTTGCACGCGCTTGTTCTGCTTCTTCCGAACGGAGTCGGCGTGCTTTCAGGACTTTTAATCGGCGCGAACGCGGTAAAAAAACTTTTGGAAAAAGCGCCGAACCACACCTATGCCGTGATCCTCGGACTTTTGTGCGGCTCGGCTTTGAACATCTGCCCGCTCACAAAACATATATTTACCGGCGGCTTTTTACAGTCCCTTTCCGGTTTTGCAAGCGTTCCGTCGATCGTATCTTCGGCGGCGGCATTGGCTCTCGGAGGAGCCATGGCGTTTTTAAGCTCGAAGTTTTCGCCCGCAGAAGAACCTTCCGAGCGGCCTATTTAAAATCGCGCTCGAACCTCGTTTTTTGATATACGTATTCATAGAGGATATCGTCGAAATTTTCGTAGCCGAATTTTTTATGAACTTTCGTGATGTGCCACTGCTTTATGTTTTCGATGTGGGGATACGGAAGCCAAAAAAGGCGCTGTGAAAAATGGCGGATTACGGTGTTTTTGTAAAGGAATTTTTGATCGTTGAACCGCTGCGAAAGTATTTTTTTTCTGACCGTGCTGCGTATAATCGCGCTTTCGTCGGCAAATGTCAGTTTTTTTGTTTTTATGAGTTTTCGGCTTTTTTCAAAGAGTCCGGTTTCGCGGCATTTTTTCATATTGAACAGCAACACGCCCGCGTTTATAAAATTCGGATGTACAAGAAACTTTCCGTAGTGATCTCGTGAAGCCGCGTACTCGTAACCTTCAATGTCCGTGTTCCACAGGAGGTCTATGTCGCGGTTAAAAAGAAGGTCGATGTCGAGGTACAGGAATTTTTCGGGAATCCGCGGTTCCATGTCCGCAAAAAGCCGTATGAGCGTGTACGGCGAACAATAGCAGCCTTCGTTCGGGCATAAGGCGAATTCTTTTTCGTATGTTTCGGTAACATCGATTTTTACGACGGAATGTTCGGGATTGTATGACTTTGCAAGTCCGTCAAGAAACTCCGCCTGTGCATCGCCGAGCGCCGTGTAGTCCGCCTTGAGCCGGGTAAGGTTCATCGTGAATATGTAAAAGCGTATCCCTTCCTTCGAAGCGCTTCTTTTGAATATTGAAAGCATCGTCGTCATCATGCCGTCAAAAACCTTAGCGTTTCCGCAAAACAGTATGCTTTTCATGATTGCTCCTATATGCCTGTACGTTCAGGCTTTTCTTTTTTGATGTACGTAACGATTTCAACATCGTTAAGAGCGCTTCTTCGGCACATCGCGTTGTACACTTCGTCCCGCAGTTTGCGCCGGCGTTCCTTCGGCGAAAGATGTTCGTCGGCAAAAAAAGGACCGTCGACATAGGTGAGCATTTTCGGATTTTCGGAAAAGCGGCGCTTTTTATAGACGTTCGTAAAGCAAAACACCGGGCAGCCGTAGTCGACCGGATACTTAAACGAAACGTCCGTAAACGGGCGGATTTTCGTATAAAACGGCCAAATATGAGCTTCAGGATATATGTAAATGCTTTTGTTGTGTTCGACATGATATTTTACGGTTTCGATGAAATTTTTCATCGCAGAAAAATTATCGGGCAAAGGGAGTGCTCCGAGATAGGGCATTATCTTTCCCCATACCGGCATTGAAACATTGTTCGGGTGAACAATTACAAAAGCCTGCTGCGGAAAACTCACAAAGGTCGGCACAAGCG is a window encoding:
- a CDS encoding SpoIIE family protein phosphatase; the protein is MMRLKIACACILIFSVFASALAAVDLYWEKPVTLTDGESRFPASSYGKDTSIVVWQDIEKTSDQQGRIWLSAQVMSSETGKNWVAKRRFAGPYAYSGEVPNLFSVAVNSAGVISVCALADAQTIAVFTSDNGGTSFTETKLNQGGMSVVAPRVFRSYDGGFVLFATQGNSQSFSLKFTRSPDGKRWQDFRDFPPSQKLANSFVPDFIALPNGREMVVFQSTYIANNRITYQLYSSYSDDRGGRWSEPVLVTDRIDGTGLVTDYTNQRPLLYLFENTLYLAWERSRTSSARSAVVVAPLGENDGRIKGAMEQISPRQVAAYQPVLFTYEGNLAALWTDTRRGIENIYFASKKGMLWDESRISVSGSSSVYGSPLFTAGDKDLHIFWEQKSGKSYRVIRLSADRSVSPPVLKPASFKDGERSNGGKLSVRLQIPQDSSGIAGYSWILTKNADEEPPETFMEFPSKTTFSAFPDSDGLWYLKVRVTDHAGNWSESASVSYYRDTTPPQKPEIVSPPLDDAGFMTSNTFRIQWRTPASDDDLIAGYTYSLQYIGSLRDYRKNPAAYGTQSAAFLKTSVPAKIVTGNSFASWTNWDNGVYAFSVSAVDVAGNIGEKAVIPVYLNKYIPYTAVTAVYPQTDVYGNVSLSIFGKGFSSDGAISAVYLDKDGKAPYDAVFEYASGDFKIVSDTKIGGIEFAGLESGTYRIGILHPKRGLYMTQPILSVNEFGTVKTGDYAYRFEPPWKAYSAPSRYAVQISDILLWTIFILAAAGLFFVSRQMLVTVQDAITVRREVRAFISGEGMVSERKQKEKELRQRGMSLRYKMMFFTSILVLLLTLLVSVPLGFIFVRTQESTLAKGLEDRISVLTESLASGVKNYMPGQNLLELGLLLNQSESMSEIQYGTILGLPADGSNTHVDYVWASNDPNIANKINSQTLVLGSSRFIHEEAALIGDRIALLNREAENQIGGISSDLVSLTAEGMSLALKTDAASVERRNDIQQASTQLTQTLNRALNDLSKAGSGSLPEFNSGRLSRGVTDYLFYKPVLYRRGTEQIYVRAVILLKVSTEELINTVNRATLTVVLTASIIALVAVIIGISGSLVLASIIIRPIRRLASHVAMIRDTGDKAELAGKDLPVDTGDEIGLLSENVNDMTRALVEAAVNENMLLGGKEVQRAFLPLDEVSIEGKKVKQSVGRLDTPYAQFFGYYEGAKGVSGDYFDYKKLDERRFAVIKVDVSGKGSPAALIMAEVAALFTEYFTNWNIQKNGVDLSPLVYKINDHLVNRNLFGKFAAFTLAIFDSVAGDFYFCNAGDNLIHLYDASAGQKRTITLKETPTAGAFPSDLVEMRGGYPVEKVHVDSGDVLFLYTDGIEEAKRLYRDNEGRALKFRDETDIPVTDEEQKGYEEYLNLYADGQKLKADKAFRDFEQTLPEPLRVFLQKKSADISDPKKYLQGVRSCDPWAREYAAFEADSVPQEQRIGKAQVRAYIKRYNRLTVSKKFLNFIARMKDDVYAYIVYMSKKGSSVVDGEEMSATRVHDIIEAVFKRKTYSLIKRSNPRTFASDQSFDFDFSDCAGTPEDAVMALVSVEKVFRMYKSPEANAYDHAVIDKKVDAFLKKHFVQYSVYCAQRAEHFQSSLRDEYMFYTHIKEDEQFDDLTLVGIKKK
- a CDS encoding UPF0164 family protein; the protein is MRGKTLKAELKKHLAALLFLCSASLIRAADTAKPYESLLSAFGFLKDGNAGLTSFRSLNIPVGGRSEAMGTAFSAMTDDVSFFEYNPAASSVLKQTELALFHNFWIADSAVDTLIFTRRTNNLGYGGALKSFYIPFTEYNIFGERTSTGYYSETTAAFNISYNFFAGYTFKGIALGTNLKTSFRSIPDYSDNISGRVIPKSGLSQSGVALSADAGMLLRFNLAKFYASRDPNFNIGLSLHNAGFAWTGFGKNTSADAPLPSYASAGVSYKMIKPVTLAFEFRKPLNMTDFSKSERASAAIGAELFVTDFFAVQAGFLLKGVNPKISIGSSLAWQKMIFNAAYSFDLTSSLSPINKISLAVKMDLGDGGRQKKEEAADKLYTEGMRLYAQGEFEQAIEKWRQVLKLYPRFDPAKKGIATAQNTLDLHKRIRDIQTLN
- a CDS encoding DUF368 domain-containing protein, which gives rise to MDIFRTLAIGIVIGMANVIPGVSGSTIAVVFGIYGKFINAITLNVKKLLHNKRFVLPIVAGMASGVLIFSKIITVLYERFPVQTNFFFTGLIIGSIPMLTVLATKTKTGAKIEKSAVASIVFCAIIGIAVMILFSVIESSFGTSQSIGGPLPAFSVKLALLIFIAGLLGAVAMIVPGISGSLLMLIMGVYPIVIKSIPALFVPETFLHALVLLLPNGVGVLSGLLIGANAVKKLLEKAPNHTYAVILGLLCGSALNICPLTKHIFTGGFLQSLSGFASVPSIVSSAAALALGGAMAFLSSKFSPAEEPSERPI